Proteins encoded within one genomic window of Bacillus thuringiensis:
- a CDS encoding ABC transporter ATP-binding protein: MKNPLLRIENLQTSFRIQDQYHAAVDNVSLTVHENEIVAIVGESGCGKSALALSIMRLHNEANTKLQGQLYYRDKDLLTMSTAEMNKVRGSNIGMIFQEPLTALDPLMTVGKQIEENLDYHTSLSKVEKKERTLELLHQVGIPKPELTYKQYPHELSGGMRQRIVIAIAIACNPALIIADEPTTALDVTIQAQILDLLKSIQEQTKMGIILITHDLSVVAETADRIVVMYAGQVVETGKVEEIFNNPLHPYTRSLLNSIPSAYAEKEKLHVIQGVVPSLAKLPRTGCRFQARIPWIRPDQHEENPILHEVKPDHWVRCTCYKHFNFQDKKGDDVTHGTA; encoded by the coding sequence ATGAAGAACCCACTTCTTCGCATTGAAAACTTACAGACTTCCTTTCGCATACAAGATCAATATCATGCAGCAGTTGATAACGTTTCGTTAACTGTCCATGAGAATGAAATTGTCGCGATAGTTGGTGAATCTGGTTGCGGAAAAAGTGCACTTGCCCTTTCTATTATGCGACTGCATAATGAAGCAAATACAAAATTACAAGGGCAACTTTACTATAGAGATAAGGATTTACTAACTATGTCGACCGCAGAAATGAATAAAGTACGCGGATCAAACATCGGCATGATTTTCCAAGAACCTCTTACAGCACTCGATCCTCTGATGACAGTTGGAAAACAAATCGAAGAAAACTTAGACTACCACACAAGCCTTTCAAAAGTTGAAAAGAAAGAACGCACCTTAGAACTACTTCATCAAGTTGGTATTCCAAAACCAGAACTTACATATAAACAATACCCACACGAATTATCTGGCGGAATGAGACAAAGAATTGTTATCGCAATTGCAATTGCTTGTAACCCAGCACTCATTATTGCTGATGAGCCAACAACGGCTCTTGACGTAACCATCCAAGCACAAATTTTAGACTTACTAAAATCTATTCAAGAACAAACGAAAATGGGCATCATTTTAATTACTCATGATTTAAGTGTTGTCGCAGAAACAGCCGATCGTATCGTCGTTATGTACGCTGGACAAGTTGTAGAAACAGGAAAAGTTGAAGAAATTTTTAACAACCCTCTTCACCCATATACTCGTTCTCTATTAAACTCCATTCCATCTGCGTATGCTGAAAAAGAAAAATTGCATGTAATTCAAGGGGTGGTTCCTTCGTTAGCGAAACTTCCTCGCACAGGTTGCCGTTTCCAAGCTCGAATTCCATGGATTAGACCTGATCAGCACGAGGAAAATCCAATTTTACATGAAGTAAAACCAGACCATTGGGTACGTTGTACTTGCTACAAGCATTTCAACTTCCAAGATAAGAAAGGAGATGACGTAACTCATGGCACTGCTTAA
- the glpT gene encoding glycerol-3-phosphate transporter, producing MFFTQLFKPAPHAERLPADRVDSEYRKLRLQVFLGIFIGYAGYYFVRKNFSLAMPYLIEQGFSKGELGVILSAVSIAYGLSKFLMGIVSDRCNPRYFLAAGLFLSGIINIIFGSFSFITTSIILMFVLQFLNGWVQGMGWPPCGRTMVHWFSISERGTKMSIWNVAHNVGGALMPSLVTLGLYFFADDWKSIFYFPGILSILVGIYVLITMKDTPQSCGLPSIEEHTGEYPPDEKIKDRERELSAKEILFKYVLNNKFLWYIAIANVFVYFVRYGVVDWAPTYLVEEKSFTHSSSRTAYALYEWAGIPGTLLCGWMSDKLFKGRRAPAGILFMVGVFIAVLVYWLNPPGNPMVDSIALVAIGFLIYGPVMLIGLHALDLAPKKAAGTAAGLTGFFGYLGGAAFASAAMGFIVDAFGWDGGFILLLASCVLAMFFLALTLNTGSVKQKQA from the coding sequence ATGTTTTTCACACAATTATTTAAACCTGCGCCCCACGCGGAACGCTTACCAGCTGATCGCGTTGATAGCGAATACCGTAAATTACGTTTACAAGTATTCTTAGGTATCTTCATCGGTTATGCAGGCTACTACTTTGTTCGAAAAAACTTTTCACTAGCAATGCCATACTTAATCGAACAAGGCTTTAGTAAAGGGGAACTTGGGGTTATCCTTTCAGCAGTTTCTATTGCTTACGGATTAAGTAAATTTCTTATGGGTATCGTATCCGATCGTTGTAATCCTCGCTACTTTTTAGCAGCTGGTCTATTTTTATCAGGTATCATTAATATTATTTTCGGCTCATTTTCTTTCATTACAACGAGCATTATACTTATGTTTGTACTTCAGTTTTTAAATGGATGGGTACAAGGTATGGGCTGGCCTCCTTGTGGGCGTACGATGGTTCACTGGTTCTCTATTAGCGAACGTGGTACAAAAATGTCTATTTGGAACGTCGCTCATAATGTCGGCGGCGCGCTTATGCCTTCTCTTGTAACATTAGGCTTATACTTCTTCGCAGATGACTGGAAAAGTATTTTTTACTTCCCAGGTATTCTTTCAATTTTAGTTGGTATTTATGTATTAATTACAATGAAAGATACACCTCAATCTTGTGGACTACCTTCTATTGAAGAGCATACTGGAGAATATCCACCAGATGAGAAAATAAAAGATCGCGAACGCGAACTTTCGGCAAAGGAAATTTTATTTAAATACGTACTAAACAATAAATTTTTGTGGTACATCGCTATTGCGAACGTTTTCGTATATTTCGTACGTTACGGTGTTGTAGACTGGGCTCCTACTTATTTAGTAGAAGAAAAAAGCTTTACTCATAGTAGCTCACGTACTGCTTACGCTCTATATGAATGGGCTGGTATTCCAGGTACACTTCTTTGCGGATGGATGAGTGATAAACTATTTAAAGGACGCCGCGCACCTGCTGGTATTTTATTTATGGTTGGTGTATTTATCGCAGTTCTTGTTTACTGGTTAAATCCTCCTGGTAATCCAATGGTTGATAGTATCGCACTTGTCGCGATTGGATTTTTAATTTACGGACCGGTTATGTTAATTGGTCTACACGCTCTTGACTTAGCACCAAAGAAAGCTGCTGGAACTGCAGCAGGCTTAACTGGATTCTTTGGTTACTTAGGCGGAGCTGCTTTCGCTAGTGCCGCTATGGGCTTTATCGTAGATGCATTTGGATGGGATGGCGGATTCATCTTATTACTTGCATCTTGCGTACTTGCAATGTTCTTCCTTGCTCTTACTTTAAATACAGGGTCAGTAAAACAAAAGCAAGCTTAA
- a CDS encoding MarR family winged helix-turn-helix transcriptional regulator, whose protein sequence is MPNDMTHIDKIQALAFSIGKKMQTELLEQMQATGLTPPQFYILKILDHYGASRATKLAKKMYVKPSAITVMIDRLIDQELVERYHDKDDRRVVVIELTKKGKTRVEEAMTARNEHIAKYFSHLELQEREDLLRLFEKLETIICGTQEKKENN, encoded by the coding sequence ATGCCAAATGATATGACGCACATCGATAAAATTCAAGCTCTTGCCTTTTCGATTGGAAAGAAAATGCAGACAGAGTTATTAGAACAAATGCAAGCAACAGGACTTACACCACCGCAGTTTTATATTTTAAAGATTTTAGATCATTATGGAGCTTCAAGGGCAACAAAATTAGCAAAAAAGATGTATGTAAAGCCTAGTGCAATTACAGTGATGATTGATCGCCTAATTGACCAGGAGCTTGTAGAGCGCTATCACGATAAAGATGACCGTCGTGTTGTCGTCATTGAGTTAACAAAAAAGGGGAAAACTAGGGTAGAAGAGGCAATGACCGCTCGTAATGAGCACATTGCAAAATATTTCTCACATTTAGAATTACAGGAAAGAGAAGATTTGTTACGTCTCTTTGAGAAGTTAGAAACAATTATTTGCGGGACACAAGAGAAAAAAGAGAATAACTAA
- a CDS encoding MDR family MFS transporter — MEQQENINRKLLLIGLIIAMLFAALDGTIVGTAMPRIVGELGGLSLMTWLTTAYMLTSTTVVPIAGKLADLLGRRNVYITGLVIFMVGSALCGMANGMTELIIFRGIQGLGGGIMMPMAMIIIGDMFTGKERAKWQGIFGALYGLASVIGPQVGGWIVDAVNWRWVFYINLPVGILATIFIAMGLKSHKQTGPIKIDIAGIFTMILGVVSLLLALTFGGKDYPWDSWQIIGLFALAVIGIVSFVIVETKAEEPILPMHFFKNRTFTLLNAIGFFMSIGMFGAIMFVPFFMQGIVGVSAAESGTIMTPMMITMIVMSIIGGQLVLKVGVKPQIITGMLIMAGGFWLLTTMDMHTTKLTATSYMMVIGLGMGLVMPTLTLALQESFPKKDLGVVTSSSQFFRQIGGTFGITILGSIMNNTSGTTLTKNLVPVLDTFPKEAGQMVTKFKDMIHTDPQGLYSMLFSPEALKQMPEAFANSIIPILKNSLVDSLHTVFLTGLVFIVVGAIFTIFLQKIKLSDRKKGAKEPTVEEKEQTVSYS; from the coding sequence ATGGAGCAACAAGAAAATATAAATAGAAAGTTGTTGTTAATCGGTTTAATAATCGCGATGCTATTTGCTGCATTAGATGGAACAATCGTTGGTACAGCAATGCCGCGTATCGTCGGTGAACTAGGCGGATTAAGCTTAATGACGTGGTTAACAACAGCTTATATGTTAACATCAACGACAGTTGTACCAATTGCAGGTAAATTAGCGGATTTACTTGGCCGTCGTAACGTATATATAACAGGACTAGTTATTTTTATGGTTGGTTCGGCGTTATGTGGTATGGCAAATGGTATGACAGAATTAATTATTTTCCGTGGTATTCAAGGTCTTGGTGGCGGTATTATGATGCCAATGGCTATGATTATTATCGGAGATATGTTCACGGGAAAAGAACGTGCGAAATGGCAAGGTATTTTTGGCGCGTTGTACGGTCTTGCTTCTGTAATTGGACCACAAGTTGGTGGTTGGATTGTAGACGCAGTGAACTGGAGATGGGTATTCTACATTAACTTACCAGTTGGTATTTTAGCGACAATCTTTATTGCAATGGGATTAAAATCACATAAACAAACGGGACCAATTAAAATTGATATCGCTGGAATCTTTACGATGATTCTCGGTGTTGTAAGTTTATTACTTGCATTAACGTTTGGTGGAAAAGATTACCCATGGGATTCTTGGCAAATTATCGGGTTATTTGCATTAGCTGTAATTGGTATCGTTAGCTTTGTTATCGTTGAAACGAAAGCAGAAGAACCAATTTTACCGATGCATTTCTTTAAAAATCGCACATTTACATTACTAAATGCGATTGGATTCTTTATGAGTATCGGAATGTTCGGTGCTATTATGTTCGTACCGTTCTTCATGCAAGGAATTGTAGGAGTAAGTGCTGCCGAATCAGGTACAATTATGACGCCAATGATGATTACAATGATTGTAATGAGTATTATCGGCGGGCAACTTGTATTAAAAGTTGGTGTAAAACCACAAATTATTACAGGAATGCTTATAATGGCTGGAGGATTCTGGTTATTAACAACGATGGATATGCACACAACTAAACTAACTGCTACTTCTTATATGATGGTTATCGGTTTAGGAATGGGTCTCGTAATGCCAACATTAACATTAGCGTTACAAGAAAGCTTCCCGAAAAAAGATCTTGGTGTCGTAACATCATCAAGTCAGTTTTTCCGTCAAATCGGTGGAACATTTGGTATTACAATTCTAGGATCAATCATGAATAATACTTCAGGTACAACATTAACAAAGAATTTAGTACCTGTATTAGATACATTCCCGAAAGAAGCGGGACAAATGGTAACAAAATTTAAAGATATGATTCATACAGATCCACAAGGTTTATATTCGATGTTATTTAGTCCAGAGGCATTAAAGCAAATGCCAGAAGCATTCGCTAACAGCATTATACCAATTTTGAAAAACTCTTTAGTAGACTCACTTCATACTGTATTCTTAACAGGATTAGTATTCATTGTAGTGGGGGCCATCTTTACGATTTTCTTACAGAAGATTAAACTATCAGATCGTAAAAAAGGCGCTAAAGAGCCTACTGTAGAAGAAAAAGAACAAACTGTATCATATTCGTAA
- the rbsR gene encoding ribose operon transcriptional repressor RbsR → MSTIKDVAKLAGVSVATVSRVLNKNGYVHEDTLKKVERAIEMLDYKPSTVARSLYNKKSRLIGLVVPNIVNPFFPEVARAVEDVAHKQGYTVVLCNSDESLEKEKQYIDVLRQNNVDGFIVATNPQNSVNYMNLSVPVVAIDRMFNERIPAVYADNYAGSQAATRLLLDKGCKHIAHIRGPRDVSTANERFEGFVDVITQNNLSYMIAESTFDPANSERVAVELLEEYPHIDGIVAGNDLIAIGIVKAALQKGISIPDDLQIIGFDGISLTEMMYPSITTVAQPIYEMGKIATELLLEQMEGNVLEEKHYRLPIEIIERNTTK, encoded by the coding sequence ATGAGTACGATTAAAGACGTTGCAAAATTAGCGGGAGTATCTGTTGCGACCGTTTCCAGAGTATTAAATAAAAATGGATACGTTCATGAAGATACATTAAAAAAAGTAGAACGAGCAATTGAGATGTTAGATTATAAACCTAGTACAGTAGCGCGTTCACTGTATAATAAAAAATCTCGTTTAATTGGCTTAGTTGTTCCAAATATCGTGAATCCATTCTTTCCAGAAGTTGCACGTGCCGTAGAAGATGTAGCGCATAAGCAAGGGTACACAGTTGTACTTTGTAACTCTGATGAAAGTTTAGAGAAAGAAAAGCAATATATTGATGTACTTAGGCAAAATAATGTGGATGGATTTATTGTAGCAACAAATCCACAAAATAGTGTTAATTACATGAATTTGTCAGTACCGGTCGTTGCGATTGACCGTATGTTTAATGAGCGGATACCCGCTGTGTATGCAGATAACTATGCGGGAAGTCAGGCAGCGACAAGGTTGTTATTAGACAAAGGTTGCAAACATATTGCGCACATACGTGGACCACGTGATGTGAGTACAGCAAATGAACGTTTTGAAGGCTTTGTAGACGTTATTACGCAAAATAATCTTTCTTATATGATTGCAGAGAGTACATTTGATCCAGCTAATAGTGAGCGTGTAGCGGTGGAATTATTAGAAGAGTACCCACATATAGATGGAATTGTTGCTGGGAATGATTTAATTGCAATAGGTATTGTAAAGGCTGCACTTCAAAAGGGAATTTCTATTCCGGATGATTTACAAATTATCGGATTTGATGGAATTTCTTTAACAGAGATGATGTATCCATCTATTACAACTGTTGCACAGCCAATTTATGAAATGGGGAAAATTGCAACAGAACTGCTGTTAGAGCAGATGGAAGGAAACGTATTAGAAGAGAAACACTATCGTTTACCGATTGAAATTATAGAACGAAATACAACGAAGTAA
- the rbsK gene encoding ribokinase: protein MPNIAVVGSISMDLVAVSKKRPKAGETVIGEAFHTIPGGKGANQAVAAARLGANVAMIGAVGNDNYGTVVRKNLESERVFIDYVVPVTDAVTGIAHIVLAEEDNSIVVVQGANALVSEPVVERSKDLLTKADMVVLQLEIPLETVKYVLAICEEHKIPVMLNPAPAQVLSEDILEKATYITPNEHECRIVLDDFTSPIEELLAKYPNKLLMTEGSNGVRFHNGTEIVHVPSIAVDVVDTTGAGDTFNGALAVALSEGETLQKAIRFANIAGGLSVTKLGAQGGMPTRDKVREVQVIVG, encoded by the coding sequence ATGCCAAATATTGCAGTAGTAGGTAGTATTTCAATGGACTTAGTGGCCGTTTCAAAAAAACGTCCGAAAGCAGGGGAAACAGTAATTGGTGAAGCATTTCATACAATTCCAGGAGGGAAAGGAGCTAACCAAGCGGTTGCTGCAGCTAGATTAGGCGCAAATGTAGCGATGATTGGTGCGGTAGGAAACGATAATTATGGAACGGTAGTTAGAAAAAATTTAGAGAGCGAGCGCGTTTTTATCGACTATGTGGTACCGGTTACAGATGCGGTGACAGGAATTGCTCATATCGTTTTAGCAGAAGAGGATAACAGTATTGTTGTCGTGCAAGGGGCGAATGCTCTTGTAAGTGAGCCGGTTGTAGAGCGTTCAAAAGATCTTCTTACAAAAGCAGATATGGTTGTTCTTCAACTTGAGATTCCACTTGAAACAGTAAAATATGTATTGGCTATTTGTGAGGAACACAAAATCCCGGTTATGTTAAATCCAGCGCCAGCACAAGTGTTATCAGAAGATATTTTAGAAAAGGCAACTTATATTACGCCAAATGAACATGAGTGTCGCATCGTCTTAGATGATTTCACATCACCAATTGAAGAGTTATTGGCTAAATATCCAAACAAACTATTGATGACAGAAGGTTCTAACGGTGTACGTTTCCATAATGGCACGGAGATTGTACATGTTCCTAGCATTGCTGTTGATGTAGTAGATACGACTGGAGCTGGTGATACATTTAATGGTGCACTAGCAGTTGCTCTTTCTGAAGGAGAAACACTTCAAAAAGCAATTCGTTTTGCAAATATTGCTGGTGGTCTTTCTGTAACGAAGCTTGGAGCACAAGGCGGTATGCCAACGAGAGATAAAGTACGTGAAGTGCAGGTGATTGTCGGATGA
- the rbsD gene encoding D-ribose pyranase, translating to MKKHGVLNSEIAAVLASLGHTDTIVIADCGLPIPDGVKRIDLAVEIGKPSFLDVLQVVADDMAIEKVTLAEEVINNNAEVNKEIELKLIEPAFEYVSHEQFKEHTKKAKAIIRTGEATPYANVILHAGVIF from the coding sequence ATGAAAAAGCACGGTGTATTAAACAGTGAGATTGCAGCAGTCCTTGCTTCACTCGGGCATACAGATACGATTGTAATTGCAGACTGCGGGTTACCGATCCCTGACGGAGTAAAACGAATTGATTTAGCTGTTGAGATTGGAAAACCTAGCTTTTTAGATGTATTGCAAGTGGTAGCTGATGATATGGCAATTGAAAAAGTGACGTTAGCAGAAGAAGTCATTAACAATAATGCGGAAGTAAATAAAGAGATTGAGCTGAAATTAATAGAGCCAGCATTTGAATATGTATCTCATGAACAATTTAAAGAGCATACAAAGAAAGCGAAGGCGATTATTCGTACAGGCGAGGCTACGCCATATGCCAATGTAATTTTACATGCAGGCGTGATTTTTTAA
- the rbsA gene encoding ribose ABC transporter ATP-binding protein RbsA — protein sequence MHIEMKNISKAFNGNPVLKNAQFMIETGEVHALMGENGAGKSTLMKILTGVYKKDGGTITIDGQERIFKNAKEAEEYGIAFIHQELNILSNLTVAENMFLGKELMYGKTGILRTRQMNAIAQQQLAELGLHVKGAMLAGELSVGQQQIIEIAKALMTNASVIIMDEPTAALTDREIETLFTVINKLRKEGVSFVYISHRMEEIFSICDAITILRDGEYVGKRLIPETSFDEVVSMMVGRSIGERYPERNSQIGDVIFEMRNGTKKGKFEKISFQVRKGEILGVAGLMGAGRTDIMKAIFGYEPLDSGQIFINGQEVKIDSPIDAIRQRIAFITEDRKSEGLVLDFSIRENLALPNLESLSKGSVLSNELEQQFTEDMMKLLNVKASSGEQAVKSLSGGNQQKIVIAKWLGIHPQLLILDEPTRGVDVGAKKEIYSIMNKLTEQGDAVIMVSSELPEVLGMSDRVLVIHEGKVGGILGKDEASQESIMALATGGE from the coding sequence ATGCATATTGAAATGAAAAATATTTCAAAAGCGTTCAATGGCAATCCTGTTTTGAAGAATGCACAGTTTATGATTGAAACAGGAGAAGTTCATGCATTGATGGGGGAAAATGGAGCGGGTAAATCAACGCTCATGAAGATTTTAACAGGTGTATACAAAAAAGATGGTGGAACAATCACGATTGATGGACAAGAACGAATTTTTAAAAATGCGAAAGAAGCAGAAGAGTACGGTATTGCATTTATACATCAGGAATTGAATATATTATCGAATTTAACAGTAGCTGAAAATATGTTTCTCGGTAAAGAGTTAATGTATGGGAAGACAGGTATTTTACGTACGCGTCAAATGAATGCGATTGCGCAGCAGCAACTAGCGGAGTTAGGGTTACATGTAAAAGGTGCCATGTTGGCAGGAGAGTTATCAGTTGGACAACAACAAATTATCGAAATTGCGAAAGCTCTAATGACAAACGCGAGCGTTATTATTATGGATGAGCCTACAGCTGCATTAACAGATCGTGAAATTGAAACGTTGTTTACTGTTATTAATAAATTACGCAAAGAAGGTGTTTCGTTCGTTTATATCTCACACCGAATGGAAGAAATTTTTTCAATATGCGATGCCATTACGATTTTACGTGATGGGGAATACGTGGGAAAGAGATTAATTCCGGAAACATCGTTTGATGAAGTAGTTAGTATGATGGTGGGGCGGAGCATTGGTGAACGTTACCCAGAACGAAATAGTCAAATTGGCGATGTTATTTTTGAAATGCGCAATGGAACGAAGAAAGGGAAGTTTGAAAAGATTTCGTTTCAAGTGAGGAAAGGTGAAATCCTTGGTGTAGCTGGTTTGATGGGGGCTGGTCGCACGGATATTATGAAAGCGATATTTGGTTATGAACCTTTAGACTCTGGACAAATTTTTATAAATGGACAAGAAGTAAAGATTGATAGTCCAATAGATGCAATTAGACAAAGAATTGCTTTCATTACAGAAGATAGAAAGTCTGAAGGATTAGTGTTAGATTTCTCAATTCGAGAAAATTTAGCTTTACCGAATTTAGAAAGTCTTTCAAAGGGAAGTGTTCTAAGCAACGAGCTAGAACAACAGTTTACAGAGGACATGATGAAGCTACTTAATGTGAAAGCATCTAGCGGAGAGCAGGCAGTGAAATCTCTTTCTGGTGGAAATCAGCAAAAGATTGTAATCGCAAAATGGCTAGGCATTCATCCGCAATTACTCATTTTAGATGAGCCAACAAGAGGTGTTGATGTTGGAGCGAAAAAAGAAATTTACTCTATTATGAATAAGCTTACAGAGCAAGGCGATGCCGTTATTATGGTATCATCTGAGCTTCCGGAAGTTTTAGGGATGAGTGATCGAGTTCTTGTTATTCATGAAGGAAAAGTCGGCGGCATTTTAGGGAAAGATGAGGCATCACAAGAGTCTATTATGGCACTAGCTACAGGGGGAGAATAA
- a CDS encoding ABC transporter permease subunit, which produces MAKKGNVLQQLGSLIGLALIIVVITALNPAFIEIPNLFNILRQVSINALIAFGMTFVILTGGIDLSVGSILALSSALVAGMMAGGMDPFLAMAVGLLAGLVMGIVNGIIIAKGKVAPFIATLATMTIFRGLTLVYMDGRPITGLGDHLMFQMFGRGYFLGIPVPAVTMMIAFAVLYFILKKTTFGRRTFAIGGNEEAAALSGINVTRIKVMIYGLSGILAALAGIVLTSRLDSAQPTAGTSYELDAIAAVVLGGTSLSGGRGWIVGTFIGVLIIGVLNNGLNLLGVSSFFQQVVKGLVILLAVLIDRRKEA; this is translated from the coding sequence ATGGCTAAGAAGGGGAATGTATTACAGCAACTCGGTTCTTTAATTGGTTTAGCACTAATTATCGTCGTAATTACGGCTTTAAATCCAGCATTTATTGAAATTCCAAATTTATTTAATATACTGCGCCAAGTATCGATTAATGCGCTTATTGCATTCGGAATGACCTTTGTAATTTTAACAGGGGGTATTGACTTATCGGTAGGTTCTATTTTAGCATTATCAAGTGCACTTGTTGCTGGAATGATGGCAGGTGGCATGGATCCGTTTCTTGCAATGGCAGTTGGATTATTGGCAGGTCTTGTAATGGGAATTGTAAACGGTATCATCATTGCGAAAGGAAAAGTAGCTCCATTTATTGCAACTTTAGCAACAATGACTATTTTTCGCGGGTTGACGCTTGTTTATATGGACGGACGTCCGATCACTGGCCTTGGTGATCATTTAATGTTCCAAATGTTTGGCCGCGGTTATTTTCTTGGTATTCCGGTACCAGCTGTTACAATGATGATCGCTTTTGCAGTACTGTACTTCATTTTGAAGAAAACGACATTTGGTCGCCGTACATTTGCAATTGGTGGAAATGAAGAAGCAGCAGCACTATCAGGTATTAATGTTACGAGAATTAAAGTAATGATTTACGGTCTTTCCGGAATTTTGGCAGCGCTTGCAGGTATTGTCTTAACATCACGATTAGATTCTGCACAGCCGACTGCAGGTACTTCTTACGAATTAGATGCAATTGCAGCAGTTGTATTAGGTGGAACAAGTCTTTCTGGGGGAAGAGGATGGATTGTTGGTACATTCATCGGTGTACTTATTATCGGTGTACTAAATAACGGTTTAAATTTATTAGGTGTATCTTCTTTCTTCCAACAAGTTGTAAAAGGACTTGTAATCTTACTAGCTGTATTAATTGATCGCAGAAAAGAAGCGTAA
- the rbsB gene encoding ribose ABC transporter substrate-binding protein RbsB, which yields MKKWLLILVACIMVITAGCSMEPPEWAKDSSDKGRNKTIKVGFSVSTLNNPFFVTLKKGAEKKAKESGIELIAVDAQNDAAKQTNDVEDLIQKGVDVVVINPTDSDAVASAVSAANAANVPVITVDRVANSGKVVSHIASNNIEGGQMASDYIRELVGEGANVAELEGIPGSSAARERGKGFHNVADKSLKVVAKQAADFDRAKGLSVMENILQANGDIKAVFAHNDEMALGALEALKSAGKTDVVVVGFDATEDAVKAVKDGRMAATVAQKPELIGEKAMQTAKEITQGKKVDKSIPIELELIKKNK from the coding sequence ATGAAGAAATGGTTACTTATACTCGTTGCATGTATTATGGTCATTACTGCTGGTTGTTCAATGGAACCGCCAGAATGGGCAAAGGATTCTAGCGATAAAGGTCGAAATAAAACTATTAAAGTTGGATTCTCTGTTTCAACTTTAAACAATCCATTTTTTGTGACTTTGAAAAAAGGAGCAGAAAAGAAAGCGAAAGAAAGCGGCATTGAATTGATTGCTGTTGATGCACAAAATGATGCAGCAAAGCAAACGAACGATGTTGAAGATTTAATTCAAAAAGGTGTCGATGTAGTTGTTATTAACCCGACCGATTCAGATGCTGTTGCTTCAGCGGTAAGTGCTGCAAATGCAGCGAACGTTCCTGTTATTACAGTAGACCGCGTTGCAAATTCAGGTAAGGTTGTTTCTCACATTGCCTCTAATAACATCGAAGGTGGTCAAATGGCTAGTGATTACATTCGTGAATTAGTCGGCGAAGGAGCAAACGTTGCTGAGTTAGAAGGAATCCCTGGATCCTCTGCCGCTCGTGAACGTGGGAAAGGATTCCATAACGTAGCCGATAAGTCTTTAAAAGTAGTTGCAAAACAAGCAGCTGATTTTGATAGAGCGAAAGGATTATCTGTCATGGAAAACATTTTGCAAGCAAATGGTGATATTAAAGCCGTGTTTGCCCATAACGACGAGATGGCATTAGGTGCACTTGAAGCATTGAAGTCTGCTGGAAAAACAGATGTAGTCGTTGTTGGATTTGATGCAACAGAAGATGCTGTAAAGGCGGTTAAAGATGGGCGTATGGCTGCAACAGTTGCTCAAAAACCGGAATTAATCGGAGAGAAGGCGATGCAAACAGCAAAAGAGATCACGCAAGGTAAAAAAGTGGACAAATCTATTCCGATTGAATTAGAGCTTATTAAGAAAAACAAATAA